A genome region from Glycine max cultivar Williams 82 chromosome 5, Glycine_max_v4.0, whole genome shotgun sequence includes the following:
- the LOC100795684 gene encoding bifunctional riboflavin biosynthesis protein RIBA 1, chloroplastic isoform X1, with translation MAFVNFHCSSMFLHTCSKRQYIVSGTPPLNTSGYKSDFMLASPIRKVKFSFKVDKMRAVISGEGDLLSHPNNYNSPRQLDKLAEEPIKIRQQLDTFAFGTVSDEINPTINGFFADRNEYDLDCPTQGFSSIPDAIADIRQGKLIIVVDDEDRENEGDLIMAASMVTPKAIAFIVKYGTGIVCVSMKEEDLERLQLPLMVTQKDNGEKLCTAFTVTVDAKQGTTTGVSAQDRATTILKLASRNSRPDDFNRPGHIFPLKYREGGVLKRPGHTEASVDLAVLAGLEPATVLCEIVDDDGSMARLPKLRQMAKKENLKIISIADLIRYRRKREKLVECASAALIPIMWGPFKAYCYRSCLDGIEHIAMVKGEIGDGQDVLVRVHSECLIGDIFGATCQCGNQLELALKQIEAASRGVLVYLRGHEGRGIGLGHMVRGYPSEDDKYEELQLPVDSRKFGIGAQILRDLGVQTIRLMTKYPAEYDGLKAYGLAIAGKVPLLTPLTGHRQERS, from the exons AAGGCAGTATATTGTGAGTGGCACTCCTCCACTCAATACAAGCGGATACAAATCTGATTTCATGTTGGCTAGTCCCATTAGAAAAGTGAAATTCAGTTTCAAGGTTGATAAAATGAGGGCTGTAATATCCGGAGAAGGAGATCTGCTATCTCATCCTAACAACTATAACAGTCCAAGACAACTAGACAAACTGGCAGAAGAACCAATTAAAATCAGACAGCAACTTGATACATTTGCTTTTGGAACAGTCTCTGATGAGATAAATCCTACTATCAATGGCTTCTTTGCTGATAGAAATGAATATGATCTGGATTGTCCTACACAAGGGTTTTCTTCTATCCCAGATGCCATTGCAGATATTCGTCAGGGAAAG ttaattattgttgttgatgatgaagatAGAGAAAACGAGGGAGATTTAATAATGGCAGCTTCAATGGTGACACCAAAAGCAATTGCATTTATTGTCAAGTATGGAACTGGGATAGTGTGTGTAAGCATGAAAGAAGAAGACTTAGAGAGGCTGCAACTCCCACTGATGGTGACACAGAAGGACAATGGAGAAAAACTTTGCACTGCATTCACAGTGACAGTG GATGCAAAGCAAGGCACTACAACAGGAGTGTCTGCTCAAGATAGAGCAACGACAATCCTGAAACTTGCATCAAGAAATTCGAGGCCTGATGATTTCAATCGCCCAGGTCATATATTTCCCCTGAAGTACAGAGAAGGAGGGGTTCTTAAAAGACCAGGACACACAGAAGCTTCAGTTGACCTTGCTGTGTTGGCTGGCTTGGAACCTGCTACAGTTTTATGTGAGATAGTAGATGATGATGGTTCAATGGCTAGGTTACCAAAGCTTCGGCAAATGGCAAAGAAGGAAAACTTGAAAATCATATCCATTGCTGATTTAATAAG ATACaggagaaagagggagaagttggTAGAGTGTGCTTCAGCTGCACTGATACCGATCATGTGGGGACCTTTCAAAGCTTATTGCTATCGGTCATGTCTGGATGGGATTGAGCATATTGCGATGGTTAAA GGTGAGATAGGTGATGGGCAGGACGTACTTGTGAGAGTACATTCAGAATGTCTCATTGGTGACATTTTTGGGGCAACATGTCAATGTGGAAACCAATTAGAACTTGCATTGAAGCAAATTGAAGCAGCAAGTAGGGGTGTCTTAGTGTATCTCCGAGGACATGAAGGTAGAGGTATTGGCTTAGGCCACATGGTCCGTGGTTACCCCTCGGAAGATGACAAGTATGAGGAATTGCAGTTACCAGTTGATTCTAGGAAGTTCGGTATTGGAGCTCAG ATACTACGAGATCTTGGGGTTCAAACAATAAGGTTAATGACAAAATATCCTGCTGAGTACGACGGGCTCAAAGCTTATGGCTTAGCAATTGCAGGAAAAGTTCCTCTTTTGACACCACTAACTGGGCACCGCCAAGAGAGATCATGA
- the LOC100795684 gene encoding bifunctional riboflavin biosynthesis protein RIBA 1, chloroplastic isoform X4 produces MLASPIRKVKFSFKVDKMRAVISGEGDLLSHPNNYNSPRQLDKLAEEPIKIRQQLDTFAFGTVSDEINPTINGFFADRNEYDLDCPTQGFSSIPDAIADIRQGKLIIVVDDEDRENEGDLIMAASMVTPKAIAFIVKYGTGIVCVSMKEEDLERLQLPLMVTQKDNGEKLCTAFTVTVDAKQGTTTGVSAQDRATTILKLASRNSRPDDFNRPGHIFPLKYREGGVLKRPGHTEASVDLAVLAGLEPATVLCEIVDDDGSMARLPKLRQMAKKENLKIISIADLIRYRRKREKLVECASAALIPIMWGPFKAYCYRSCLDGIEHIAMVKGEIGDGQDVLVRVHSECLIGDIFGATCQCGNQLELALKQIEAASRGVLVYLRGHEGRGIGLGHMVRGYPSEDDKYEELQLPVDSRKFGIGAQILRDLGVQTIRLMTKYPAEYDGLKAYGLAIAGKVPLLTPLTGHRQERS; encoded by the exons ATGTTGGCTAGTCCCATTAGAAAAGTGAAATTCAGTTTCAAGGTTGATAAAATGAGGGCTGTAATATCCGGAGAAGGAGATCTGCTATCTCATCCTAACAACTATAACAGTCCAAGACAACTAGACAAACTGGCAGAAGAACCAATTAAAATCAGACAGCAACTTGATACATTTGCTTTTGGAACAGTCTCTGATGAGATAAATCCTACTATCAATGGCTTCTTTGCTGATAGAAATGAATATGATCTGGATTGTCCTACACAAGGGTTTTCTTCTATCCCAGATGCCATTGCAGATATTCGTCAGGGAAAG ttaattattgttgttgatgatgaagatAGAGAAAACGAGGGAGATTTAATAATGGCAGCTTCAATGGTGACACCAAAAGCAATTGCATTTATTGTCAAGTATGGAACTGGGATAGTGTGTGTAAGCATGAAAGAAGAAGACTTAGAGAGGCTGCAACTCCCACTGATGGTGACACAGAAGGACAATGGAGAAAAACTTTGCACTGCATTCACAGTGACAGTG GATGCAAAGCAAGGCACTACAACAGGAGTGTCTGCTCAAGATAGAGCAACGACAATCCTGAAACTTGCATCAAGAAATTCGAGGCCTGATGATTTCAATCGCCCAGGTCATATATTTCCCCTGAAGTACAGAGAAGGAGGGGTTCTTAAAAGACCAGGACACACAGAAGCTTCAGTTGACCTTGCTGTGTTGGCTGGCTTGGAACCTGCTACAGTTTTATGTGAGATAGTAGATGATGATGGTTCAATGGCTAGGTTACCAAAGCTTCGGCAAATGGCAAAGAAGGAAAACTTGAAAATCATATCCATTGCTGATTTAATAAG ATACaggagaaagagggagaagttggTAGAGTGTGCTTCAGCTGCACTGATACCGATCATGTGGGGACCTTTCAAAGCTTATTGCTATCGGTCATGTCTGGATGGGATTGAGCATATTGCGATGGTTAAA GGTGAGATAGGTGATGGGCAGGACGTACTTGTGAGAGTACATTCAGAATGTCTCATTGGTGACATTTTTGGGGCAACATGTCAATGTGGAAACCAATTAGAACTTGCATTGAAGCAAATTGAAGCAGCAAGTAGGGGTGTCTTAGTGTATCTCCGAGGACATGAAGGTAGAGGTATTGGCTTAGGCCACATGGTCCGTGGTTACCCCTCGGAAGATGACAAGTATGAGGAATTGCAGTTACCAGTTGATTCTAGGAAGTTCGGTATTGGAGCTCAG ATACTACGAGATCTTGGGGTTCAAACAATAAGGTTAATGACAAAATATCCTGCTGAGTACGACGGGCTCAAAGCTTATGGCTTAGCAATTGCAGGAAAAGTTCCTCTTTTGACACCACTAACTGGGCACCGCCAAGAGAGATCATGA
- the LOC100795684 gene encoding bifunctional riboflavin biosynthesis protein RIBA 1, chloroplastic isoform X3 — translation MAFVNFHCSSMFLHTCSKRQYIVSGTPPLNTSGYKSDFMLASPIRKVKFSFKVDKMRAVISGEGDLLSHPNNYNSPRQLDKLAEEPIKIRQQLDTFAFGTVSDEINPTINGFFADRNEYDLDCPTQGFSSIPDAIADIRQGKLIIVVDDEDRENEGDLIMAASMVTPKAIAFIVKYGTGIVCVSMKEEDLERLQLPLMVTQKDNGEKLCTAFTVTVDAKQGTTTGVSAQDRATTILKLASRNSRPDDFNRPGHIFPLKYREGGVLKRPGHTEASVDLAVLAGLEPATVLCEIVDDDGSMARLPKLRQMAKKENLKIISIADLIRYRRKREKLVECASAALIPIMWGPFKAYCYRSCLDGIEHIAMVKGEIGDGQDVLVRVHSECLIGDIFGATCQCGNQLELALKQIEAASRGVLVYLRGHEGRGIGLGHMVRGYPSEDDKYEELQLPVDSRKFGIGAQVDRFPFPQLQFLKKIHHPNCLTGTK, via the exons AAGGCAGTATATTGTGAGTGGCACTCCTCCACTCAATACAAGCGGATACAAATCTGATTTCATGTTGGCTAGTCCCATTAGAAAAGTGAAATTCAGTTTCAAGGTTGATAAAATGAGGGCTGTAATATCCGGAGAAGGAGATCTGCTATCTCATCCTAACAACTATAACAGTCCAAGACAACTAGACAAACTGGCAGAAGAACCAATTAAAATCAGACAGCAACTTGATACATTTGCTTTTGGAACAGTCTCTGATGAGATAAATCCTACTATCAATGGCTTCTTTGCTGATAGAAATGAATATGATCTGGATTGTCCTACACAAGGGTTTTCTTCTATCCCAGATGCCATTGCAGATATTCGTCAGGGAAAG ttaattattgttgttgatgatgaagatAGAGAAAACGAGGGAGATTTAATAATGGCAGCTTCAATGGTGACACCAAAAGCAATTGCATTTATTGTCAAGTATGGAACTGGGATAGTGTGTGTAAGCATGAAAGAAGAAGACTTAGAGAGGCTGCAACTCCCACTGATGGTGACACAGAAGGACAATGGAGAAAAACTTTGCACTGCATTCACAGTGACAGTG GATGCAAAGCAAGGCACTACAACAGGAGTGTCTGCTCAAGATAGAGCAACGACAATCCTGAAACTTGCATCAAGAAATTCGAGGCCTGATGATTTCAATCGCCCAGGTCATATATTTCCCCTGAAGTACAGAGAAGGAGGGGTTCTTAAAAGACCAGGACACACAGAAGCTTCAGTTGACCTTGCTGTGTTGGCTGGCTTGGAACCTGCTACAGTTTTATGTGAGATAGTAGATGATGATGGTTCAATGGCTAGGTTACCAAAGCTTCGGCAAATGGCAAAGAAGGAAAACTTGAAAATCATATCCATTGCTGATTTAATAAG ATACaggagaaagagggagaagttggTAGAGTGTGCTTCAGCTGCACTGATACCGATCATGTGGGGACCTTTCAAAGCTTATTGCTATCGGTCATGTCTGGATGGGATTGAGCATATTGCGATGGTTAAA GGTGAGATAGGTGATGGGCAGGACGTACTTGTGAGAGTACATTCAGAATGTCTCATTGGTGACATTTTTGGGGCAACATGTCAATGTGGAAACCAATTAGAACTTGCATTGAAGCAAATTGAAGCAGCAAGTAGGGGTGTCTTAGTGTATCTCCGAGGACATGAAGGTAGAGGTATTGGCTTAGGCCACATGGTCCGTGGTTACCCCTCGGAAGATGACAAGTATGAGGAATTGCAGTTACCAGTTGATTCTAGGAAGTTCGGTATTGGAGCTCAG GTTGACAGGTTTCCTTTCCCTCAGCTTCAATTCCTCAAGAAGATTCATCATCCAAACTGCTTGACAGGCACCAAGTGA
- the LOC102663026 gene encoding RING-H2 finger protein ATL52, with the protein MDPHLPKNGTQQHHGTPTPSPASVANNIIIPHPEFRIPSFKEHHKNVPQLAMIVMACMVGVIMFLCAVSVLIRYFYSRRYSRNNQNRRVDAPILFDLNGDSPPSSDNDDDVEELAVVHPIWYIRTVGLQQSLIDSITVFKYKKGEGIIDGTECSVCLGEFEHDESLRLLPKCSHAFHIPCIDTWLRSHKNCPLCRAPVLRDETDGAHVIRAVDQSNQTVSNVSGHQEARVESSDHERVEDDDVSSAAVEVVEATQPLRRSVSMDSSSANSMVLFGDVVVDLDTHHCGEKVNYSSNKDMSVVVNEKHGSGSSTSTTIINNKLASIGRALQKRPISVSMRMRRSFSHNTKFLFSRHCRSQSSTLPL; encoded by the coding sequence ATGGATCCTCATCTTCCTAAGAATGGAACCCAACAACACCATGGTACCCCAACACCTTCCCCAGCTTCAGTtgcaaataatattataataccaCATCCTGAATTCCGGATACCTTCCTTTAAAGAACATCACAAAAATGTTCCTCAACTCGCGATGATTGTCATGGCATGCATGGTTGGCGTCATCATGTTTCTCTGCGCCGTGTCCGTACTCATAAGGTACTTCTACTCAAGAAGATATAGCCGCAATAACCAAAACAGAAGAGTCGACGCCCCCATATTGTTCGATTTGAACGGAGATTCTCCTCCGAGTTCGGATAACGATGATGACGTGGAGGAGTTGGCGGTTGTCCACCCGATATGGTACATCCGTACGGTGGGTCTCCAACAGTCCCTCATAGACTCCATCACGGTATTCAAATACAAGAAAGGCGAAGGCATCATAGACGGCACCGAGTGTTCGGTTTGCCTCGGAGAGTTCGAACACGACGAGAGTCTGAGGTTGTTGCCCAAGTGCAGCCACGCCTTCCACATCCCTTGCATTGACACGTGGCTCAGGTCTCACAAAAATTGCCCCTTGTGTCGTGCACCTGTGCTACGCGACGAAACTGACGGCGCGCATGTGATCAGAGCCGTTGATCAGAGTAATCAGACGGTTTCAAACGTTTCTGGTCATCAAGAGGCCCGCGTGGAGAGTTCTGATCATGAGagggttgaagatgatgatgtgtCTTCGGCCGCAGTGGAAGTGGTAGAGGCAACACAGCCTCTGAGAAGATCGGTTTCGATGGATTCTTCTTCTGCTAATTCAATGGTGTTATTTGGTGATGTGGTGGTGGATTTAGATACCCATCATTGTGGTGAAAAAGTGAATTATTCAAGTAATAAGGATATGAGTGTTGTTGTTAATGAGAAGCATGGTAGTGGGAGCTCAACTTCAACAACTATTATTAATAACAAGTTGGCTTCAATTGGACGTGCGTTGCAAAAGAGGCCGATCTCCGTCTcaatgagaatgagaagatCTTTTTCACATAACACCAAGTTTTTGTTCTCCAGACACTGTAGGAGTCAGAGTTCAACTCTTCCATTGTAA
- the LOC100795684 gene encoding bifunctional riboflavin biosynthesis protein RIBA 1, chloroplastic isoform X2 — translation MAFVNFHCSSMFLHTCSKQYIVSGTPPLNTSGYKSDFMLASPIRKVKFSFKVDKMRAVISGEGDLLSHPNNYNSPRQLDKLAEEPIKIRQQLDTFAFGTVSDEINPTINGFFADRNEYDLDCPTQGFSSIPDAIADIRQGKLIIVVDDEDRENEGDLIMAASMVTPKAIAFIVKYGTGIVCVSMKEEDLERLQLPLMVTQKDNGEKLCTAFTVTVDAKQGTTTGVSAQDRATTILKLASRNSRPDDFNRPGHIFPLKYREGGVLKRPGHTEASVDLAVLAGLEPATVLCEIVDDDGSMARLPKLRQMAKKENLKIISIADLIRYRRKREKLVECASAALIPIMWGPFKAYCYRSCLDGIEHIAMVKGEIGDGQDVLVRVHSECLIGDIFGATCQCGNQLELALKQIEAASRGVLVYLRGHEGRGIGLGHMVRGYPSEDDKYEELQLPVDSRKFGIGAQILRDLGVQTIRLMTKYPAEYDGLKAYGLAIAGKVPLLTPLTGHRQERS, via the exons GCAGTATATTGTGAGTGGCACTCCTCCACTCAATACAAGCGGATACAAATCTGATTTCATGTTGGCTAGTCCCATTAGAAAAGTGAAATTCAGTTTCAAGGTTGATAAAATGAGGGCTGTAATATCCGGAGAAGGAGATCTGCTATCTCATCCTAACAACTATAACAGTCCAAGACAACTAGACAAACTGGCAGAAGAACCAATTAAAATCAGACAGCAACTTGATACATTTGCTTTTGGAACAGTCTCTGATGAGATAAATCCTACTATCAATGGCTTCTTTGCTGATAGAAATGAATATGATCTGGATTGTCCTACACAAGGGTTTTCTTCTATCCCAGATGCCATTGCAGATATTCGTCAGGGAAAG ttaattattgttgttgatgatgaagatAGAGAAAACGAGGGAGATTTAATAATGGCAGCTTCAATGGTGACACCAAAAGCAATTGCATTTATTGTCAAGTATGGAACTGGGATAGTGTGTGTAAGCATGAAAGAAGAAGACTTAGAGAGGCTGCAACTCCCACTGATGGTGACACAGAAGGACAATGGAGAAAAACTTTGCACTGCATTCACAGTGACAGTG GATGCAAAGCAAGGCACTACAACAGGAGTGTCTGCTCAAGATAGAGCAACGACAATCCTGAAACTTGCATCAAGAAATTCGAGGCCTGATGATTTCAATCGCCCAGGTCATATATTTCCCCTGAAGTACAGAGAAGGAGGGGTTCTTAAAAGACCAGGACACACAGAAGCTTCAGTTGACCTTGCTGTGTTGGCTGGCTTGGAACCTGCTACAGTTTTATGTGAGATAGTAGATGATGATGGTTCAATGGCTAGGTTACCAAAGCTTCGGCAAATGGCAAAGAAGGAAAACTTGAAAATCATATCCATTGCTGATTTAATAAG ATACaggagaaagagggagaagttggTAGAGTGTGCTTCAGCTGCACTGATACCGATCATGTGGGGACCTTTCAAAGCTTATTGCTATCGGTCATGTCTGGATGGGATTGAGCATATTGCGATGGTTAAA GGTGAGATAGGTGATGGGCAGGACGTACTTGTGAGAGTACATTCAGAATGTCTCATTGGTGACATTTTTGGGGCAACATGTCAATGTGGAAACCAATTAGAACTTGCATTGAAGCAAATTGAAGCAGCAAGTAGGGGTGTCTTAGTGTATCTCCGAGGACATGAAGGTAGAGGTATTGGCTTAGGCCACATGGTCCGTGGTTACCCCTCGGAAGATGACAAGTATGAGGAATTGCAGTTACCAGTTGATTCTAGGAAGTTCGGTATTGGAGCTCAG ATACTACGAGATCTTGGGGTTCAAACAATAAGGTTAATGACAAAATATCCTGCTGAGTACGACGGGCTCAAAGCTTATGGCTTAGCAATTGCAGGAAAAGTTCCTCTTTTGACACCACTAACTGGGCACCGCCAAGAGAGATCATGA